The Actinomadura graeca nucleotide sequence CGGGAGGGATCGGCGGGTTCGGGCGGGCCGGGCTCGTCCTCGTCGGCGGAGGCGAGCAGTTCCTGGAGCCGCTGGTGGATCTCCTCGAAGACCTCCACGTGCTCGGGGACGGGACGTCCGGGCAGGTCGCCGAGCCGGGCCAGCACGGCGTCCACCCGCGCGTCGCCGGTGGGCCCGGGCGGCGGCGCGGCGGGGATCTCGTGCTCCCCCCGCGGCTCCCGCTCCCCCTCCGGAGCAAGCTCCTCGTCGGACATCACGTTCACCTCCCAGTCGCACCCGGGCGCGCGCACCGAGTCGCTCCGGTCTCGGTCAGAACGCTACCGTCCCTACACGACATCGTTGCCGACCGAACGGGGAACGGCCTGACCATGGCGAACGAGGAGGACTGCCGGGCCGCGCTCGGCCGGATCGCCGAGCGCCTGGCGGCGGTGGACGCCGACCGCCTCGCCGAGCACGTCGTGGAGCGCACGATCAGCTGCCGCGTCCCCGATCTCGGGCTGGCGTTCCGGACCCGGCTGCGCGCCGACGGCCTGGACGGCTTCGTCCCGGACGACGACCCGGGATCGGCCCAGGTCCGGCTCACCGTGGGCAGCGACGACCTGGTCGCGCTGGCCCGCGACGAGCTGAACCCCGCCAAGGCGTGGGCGACGGGGCGGCTCAAGATCGAGGCGAGCATCCTCGACCTGCTCCGCCTCCGCAGGCTCCTGTGATCATCTGAGTCCCCCGGGGGGCCGGTGCCCGACTCAGGGGCCGTGGGGCAGGCCGAGGGCGTCCAGCGCGCCGGTGAGCGACTCCGCCGCGGGCCGGGCGCCGTCCTCCCAGGCGGCCGACGCCAGGGCCCGCAGCCCGTCGTAGGGGTCGCCGGAACCGGTCAGCGTGAGCCGCCCGCCGTCCTCGCGGGCCGTCCAGCCGCCGCAGTGGTGCCCCTCGCCGTCGCGGACCGGTTCCGGATGCGTGACGAGCAGCCCGGTCAGGTCGGGGGCGAGGTAGCTCGGGCGCTGCCGGGGCGGCGCCGTGAGCACCTGGAGGGGCCCGGTGACGCCGGTGAGGACCAGCAGGCTGTCGGCGCCGCCGTTGTGCGCGCCCTCGATGTCGGTGTCGAGACGGTCGCCCACCACCAGCGGCCGCCGCGCCCCGGTGCGCCGGATCGACTCCTGGTGCAGGGGGCGCTCCGGCTTGCCCGTGACGATCGGCTCGACGCCGGTGGAGGAGCTGATCACCCGCAGCAGCGCCCCGTTGCCCGGGTTCGGCGGCCCGTCCCCGCCCGGGATGGTCAGGTCGCCGTTGGACCCCACGAACAGGGCGCCCTCGCCGACCGCCCGCGCCCCTTCGGAGAGCTGGTCGTAGGTGACGCCCGGCGTGAACCCCTGCACGACCGCGGCGGGTCCCTCCGACGCGCGGGACACCGGCCGCAGCCCCTGCGCGTACAGCGCCTGCCGCAGTCCCATCCCGCCCACCACCAGCACCTTCGCCCCGGCGGGCAGCCGCTCGGCGAGCAGCCGCGCGGCGGCCTGCGCCGAGGTCACCACGTCGTCGGCCGAGGCGGGGACGCCCACGTCCGTCAGCAGCGCCGCGACCGCCGACGGCGTCCGGGAGGCGTTGTTGGTGACGAACGCGAGCCGCTGCCCCGCCGCGCGCGCCTTGGCGAGCGACTCGGCCGCCGCGCGCACCGGCCGCCGCCCGATGTAGACGACGCCGTCCAGGTCGAGCAGCGCGACGTCGTACGCCTCGCTCAGGGGGCGGTCACTGCCCTTGGTCATGCGCCGTCCTTCATCGTGTTCCTCTGCGTCGGGGGGCGGGACGGCGTCGCGCCGTCCCTGGTCAGCGGCGGGACGCCAGGGTGGCCCTGGCGTGCCGGAGGGCCCGCTCGTAGTCCTTGTTGTCGGGACGCATCGCCGCGGCGAGCGCCAGATGCTCGACGGCACCCTCGAA carries:
- a CDS encoding HAD-IIA family hydrolase, translating into MTKGSDRPLSEAYDVALLDLDGVVYIGRRPVRAAAESLAKARAAGQRLAFVTNNASRTPSAVAALLTDVGVPASADDVVTSAQAAARLLAERLPAGAKVLVVGGMGLRQALYAQGLRPVSRASEGPAAVVQGFTPGVTYDQLSEGARAVGEGALFVGSNGDLTIPGGDGPPNPGNGALLRVISSSTGVEPIVTGKPERPLHQESIRRTGARRPLVVGDRLDTDIEGAHNGGADSLLVLTGVTGPLQVLTAPPRQRPSYLAPDLTGLLVTHPEPVRDGEGHHCGGWTAREDGGRLTLTGSGDPYDGLRALASAAWEDGARPAAESLTGALDALGLPHGP
- a CDS encoding SCP2 sterol-binding domain-containing protein, which translates into the protein MANEEDCRAALGRIAERLAAVDADRLAEHVVERTISCRVPDLGLAFRTRLRADGLDGFVPDDDPGSAQVRLTVGSDDLVALARDELNPAKAWATGRLKIEASILDLLRLRRLL